In Stieleria varia, one genomic interval encodes:
- the mog gene encoding molybdopterin adenylyltransferase gives MSGVKNDPTESSVALIGVVTVSDRASRGEYEDLGGPAIVQYLTKVLTSPFEPVLRVIPDEESTVRETLIDLCDVHGCCLVVTTGGTGPARRDVTPEATEAVCDRMMPGFGEQMRRASLEKVPTAILSRQTAGLRGESLIINLPGKPKAIAECLDAVFPAVPYCIDLMNGPRLTTDASVMVAFRPKR, from the coding sequence ATGAGTGGCGTCAAAAACGATCCCACGGAAAGTTCTGTCGCACTCATTGGCGTTGTCACCGTCTCTGACCGGGCGAGCCGAGGTGAGTACGAGGATTTGGGCGGCCCCGCCATCGTCCAGTATTTGACCAAGGTTTTGACATCGCCGTTCGAACCTGTTTTGCGTGTGATACCTGACGAGGAGAGCACCGTTCGTGAAACGCTGATCGATCTGTGCGACGTGCACGGTTGCTGCCTGGTTGTGACCACGGGGGGCACCGGTCCGGCACGACGCGATGTGACTCCGGAAGCGACCGAGGCGGTTTGTGACCGCATGATGCCGGGATTCGGCGAGCAGATGCGCCGTGCCTCCTTGGAGAAAGTGCCCACCGCGATCTTGTCACGCCAGACTGCTGGACTGCGAGGTGAATCGCTGATCATCAACTTGCCCGGGAAACCCAAAGCGATCGCAGAATGTCTCGATGCTGTCTTTCCCGCAGTTCCCTATTGCATCGATCTAATGAACGGACCGCGATTAACGACCGACGCAAGTGTGATGGTTGCGTTTCGTCCAAAGCGGTGA
- a CDS encoding M24 family metallopeptidase yields the protein MSVKVFAGIAARNPTLFRRTQVALGDPAAWIELDGRQIALVRDLEMDRVRQRSAATLVTCPADNAPDSGLDADRETATAQALTQWLKKNGIGEVTGDRTFPFIFAWHLQQAGISVRYDAELGVLDRRSKQDFEIEALTAAQSTTESVMQMICEMIARASVSADGILQHDGGRLTSERVRSIAGVEFMKRGFSMSHGAIVATAPHVADCHHAGDGPLRTEIPVVVDLFPMDESTRYWGDCTRTVVNGSPSDTVVAMHQAVVRAKAAATQKLKLGTPAGDVHQAAEDVLVESGYPLSRGTITDHPSIQHGTGHGIGLDVHEPILLDTGGGPVLKNEVFTIEPGLYGRNDGGVRVEDMLVVTDGDALNLNRLHEGLDWK from the coding sequence ATGTCAGTCAAGGTCTTTGCGGGTATTGCAGCACGCAATCCGACTCTCTTTCGACGCACCCAAGTGGCACTCGGCGATCCGGCTGCATGGATCGAGCTGGACGGTCGGCAAATCGCGTTGGTCCGCGATTTGGAGATGGACCGGGTGCGACAGCGAAGTGCCGCGACTTTGGTGACTTGCCCGGCCGATAATGCGCCCGACTCTGGTTTGGATGCGGACCGTGAAACGGCGACCGCGCAAGCGCTGACGCAGTGGCTGAAAAAGAATGGAATTGGTGAAGTGACCGGTGATCGCACTTTCCCGTTCATCTTTGCATGGCATTTGCAGCAAGCGGGTATCTCGGTGCGCTACGACGCGGAACTGGGCGTTCTGGATCGGCGGTCGAAGCAGGACTTTGAGATCGAAGCACTGACGGCAGCTCAATCGACCACCGAATCGGTGATGCAAATGATTTGTGAAATGATCGCGCGGGCTTCGGTTTCCGCAGACGGAATCTTGCAGCATGACGGTGGGAGGCTGACCAGCGAACGCGTCCGTTCGATTGCCGGTGTGGAATTCATGAAGCGTGGGTTTTCGATGTCTCACGGCGCCATTGTCGCGACGGCTCCTCACGTTGCCGATTGCCATCATGCGGGTGACGGACCACTTCGAACCGAGATTCCGGTCGTGGTTGATCTTTTTCCCATGGATGAATCCACTCGCTATTGGGGCGACTGCACGCGAACAGTGGTCAACGGCTCGCCGTCGGATACCGTCGTTGCGATGCACCAAGCTGTGGTTCGTGCCAAGGCAGCAGCGACTCAAAAACTGAAGTTGGGTACTCCTGCGGGAGATGTTCATCAAGCCGCCGAAGACGTGTTGGTTGAATCTGGTTATCCGCTCTCCCGGGGAACCATCACGGATCACCCCAGCATTCAACACGGCACGGGGCACGGGATCGGATTGGATGTCCACGAACCGATTTTGTTGGATACCGGCGGCGGGCCCGTATTGAAAAACGAAGTCTTTACGATCGAGCCCGGACTCTATGGCCGCAACGATGGTGGCGTTCGAGTCGAAGACATGCTGGTCGTGACGGATGGAGACGCGTTGAACTTGAACCGACTGCACGAAGGCTTGGATTGGAAATGA
- a CDS encoding proteasome accessory factor PafA2 family protein produces MPADHSVDAAPQRDQGDTQCLVSRLIGLETEYATLVLDQQDVPRDALPSAKQVYEAMCDAIRRDQPTADGIYDREQMFLASGGAVTFESHPSMYTLPGGLVEIATPEVSSPAELLACQRSIDDLVENAANSIDLDIDLRVLKNSSDALGHVYGCQENYEAVVARGSMLLIYRLFVALLWLMQCAILVASLPVLLCLYLAVYFGHRRRGVNIPVDADPRELFETLARPVQLIAVGCLRLIHFPSVVVLRFVCRHIAFRDQRRYLTALLVSRVSLCGSGDLDHDGRYRLSAKAIAVDVVADMGSYRGERPIFVFGHWLDQFCAKSIVSLSSTRSMFAKRQRLQIGLSDSNLCDLAEYVKFASVSLVLDMIEAGATKDLPVLKRPITALHDLASDWNLVTRVPTRTGRSSALDIQKNYLRAARSFVESVDSALRGEAPVVIERWNRLFDAVADFRKDAGNTASALGSVDWLTKLWMLDQLDSDVGWAARKKTDLRYHELSEQGYHRKLARTNPELQLVDPDQIRMRRKYPPPNSRAARRGWVIREFGGAGDSLRSEWGYALWGSGSERKRVSFDRPIQDSTQ; encoded by the coding sequence ATGCCTGCAGACCATTCTGTCGACGCGGCACCCCAACGCGATCAGGGTGATACGCAGTGTTTGGTCTCGCGATTGATCGGATTGGAGACCGAGTATGCGACGCTGGTCTTGGATCAGCAGGACGTACCGCGGGATGCATTGCCCTCGGCAAAGCAAGTCTATGAAGCGATGTGCGATGCGATCCGTCGAGATCAACCCACCGCCGATGGAATCTACGATCGAGAGCAAATGTTTCTCGCCAGTGGCGGGGCCGTGACGTTTGAGTCTCATCCGTCGATGTACACGCTACCCGGTGGATTGGTCGAGATCGCTACGCCGGAGGTGTCCAGTCCGGCGGAATTGCTGGCCTGTCAACGGTCCATCGATGACTTGGTCGAGAACGCGGCAAACAGCATCGATCTCGATATCGATTTGCGAGTTTTAAAAAACAGCTCCGACGCATTGGGACACGTGTACGGCTGCCAGGAAAACTACGAAGCCGTCGTTGCTCGCGGGTCCATGCTGCTCATCTATCGTCTGTTTGTGGCCCTGCTGTGGTTGATGCAGTGCGCGATTCTTGTCGCTTCACTGCCCGTTTTGCTGTGCCTCTATCTCGCGGTATACTTTGGCCACCGACGGCGGGGCGTGAACATTCCGGTCGATGCCGATCCGAGAGAATTGTTCGAAACACTGGCGCGTCCGGTTCAACTCATTGCGGTCGGGTGCCTCAGGCTGATCCACTTTCCCTCCGTGGTGGTGCTCCGGTTCGTTTGCCGCCACATCGCTTTTCGCGATCAACGTCGCTACTTGACAGCGCTGCTGGTTTCTCGCGTCTCACTTTGCGGTTCAGGGGATTTGGATCACGACGGCAGGTATCGATTGAGCGCCAAAGCGATCGCGGTGGATGTGGTCGCGGACATGGGCAGCTATCGAGGTGAACGTCCCATCTTTGTTTTTGGTCATTGGTTGGATCAGTTCTGTGCCAAGTCCATCGTGTCACTGAGTTCTACTCGCAGCATGTTTGCCAAGAGGCAGCGACTGCAGATCGGGCTCTCCGACTCCAACCTTTGCGATCTGGCCGAGTACGTCAAGTTTGCTTCGGTGTCGCTGGTCTTGGACATGATCGAGGCTGGAGCGACAAAAGATCTGCCTGTTCTGAAACGTCCGATCACGGCATTGCACGACTTGGCAAGTGACTGGAATCTCGTCACTCGTGTGCCGACGCGTACCGGCAGGTCGTCAGCATTGGACATTCAAAAGAACTACTTGCGGGCCGCACGTTCGTTCGTCGAATCGGTCGATTCCGCGCTCAGGGGCGAAGCCCCCGTGGTGATCGAGCGTTGGAACCGCTTGTTCGATGCCGTTGCCGATTTCAGAAAGGATGCCGGCAACACCGCATCCGCGTTGGGCAGCGTCGATTGGCTCACGAAGCTTTGGATGCTGGACCAACTGGATTCCGACGTGGGTTGGGCGGCACGCAAAAAGACCGACTTGCGGTACCACGAATTGTCCGAGCAAGGCTACCATCGAAAACTGGCCAGAACCAATCCAGAACTACAGCTTGTCGATCCTGATCAGATCCGAATGCGCCGAAAATATCCGCCGCCGAACTCACGCGCCGCGCGACGTGGATGGGTGATCCGCGAATTCGGCGGTGCCGGCGATTCGCTCAGATCGGAGTGGGGCTACGCGTTGTGGGGCTCAGGCAGCGAGCGAAAACGAGTCAGCTTTGATCGCCCAATACAGGATTCAACCCAATAG